From the genome of Pseudonocardia sp. EC080619-01:
GACCCGGTACGGCGCGACGGTCGCGCTCGGCTCCGGGGTCAGGCCCACCGAGGAGAACTCGCTGATGTCGGAGGGGAAGTCGGTGGCCGTCGCGTTGATCTTCTCGAACATCGGCTCGCCGGCCAGGCAGACCACGAACTCCCGGGTCTCCGACACGTTCCGCAGCGAGTCCTTCTTCCCGACCGAGGTGAACTGGACCATCGGCGGGTCGACGCAGGACACGGTGAAGAACGAGTGCGGGGCCAGGTTGTCGACACCGTCCGCGGAGCGGGTCGACACCCAGGCGATCGGCCGGGGGACGACGACGCTGGTCAGCAGCTTGTAGAACGGGCCGGCGCCCACCTCGGCCGGCTTCAGGTCCGTGCGCATGCCGCTGATCCTGCCTGCTGTGCCTCCGGCGTGCCGATCTACGGTCGTCGTCGTGCGTGCACGGGGCCGGGCGGCCGGACTGATGATCGGGATCCTCGCCGACGCGGTGCTGGGTGATCCCCGGCGCGGGCATCCGGTGGCCGGTTTCGGGACGCTCGCCGCAGGTCTGGAGCGGCGCCTGTACCGCGACTCCCGCGCCGCCGGGGCCGCCTACACGACGGTCCTGGTCGGCGGGACGGTCGCGGCCGGTGCGCTGGCCGAGCACGCTCTCCGGCGCGGTTTCCGGCGGGGTCCCCGGCACGGCCTGTGGCGCGGCGCGGCCCGCTCGCCGGCCCCGACGGTGTTCGTGACGGCGGCCGCGACCTGGGCGGTGCTCGGCGGCAGCTCGCTGGTCCGGGAGGGATCGGCGCTCGCCACCGCGCTGGACGCGGATGACCTCGCCGCGGCCCGCGCCCGGATCCCGAGCCTCTGCGCCCGCGACCCGGAGCTGCTCGACGCCGACGGGATGGCCCGCGCCGGCGTCGAGTCGCTGGCGGAGAACACCTCGGACGCGGTCGTCGGCCCGCTGGTCTGGGGCGCCGTCGCCGGGGTGCCCGGGCTCCTCGGCTACCGCGCCGTGAACACCCTGGACGCGATGGTCGGCTACCGGTCGGCGAGGTACGAGCGCTTCGGATGGGCCGCGGCGCGCCTCGACGACCTGGTCAACCTGGTCCCGTCGCGCGTGACGGCGGTCCTGACGGTCGCGCTGGCGCCGCTGG
Proteins encoded in this window:
- a CDS encoding flavin reductase family protein codes for the protein MRTDLKPAEVGAGPFYKLLTSVVVPRPIAWVSTRSADGVDNLAPHSFFTVSCVDPPMVQFTSVGKKDSLRNVSETREFVVCLAGEPMFEKINATATDFPSDISEFSSVGLTPEPSATVAPYRVAESPVALECDLHANIELGNSTVVIGRVTHAAIDESVFVTDERGNSLPDVRRLAPLARLGRNEWSRLGEIIEITRIPYREWPGHYES
- a CDS encoding cobalamin biosynthesis protein, whose amino-acid sequence is MIGILADAVLGDPRRGHPVAGFGTLAAGLERRLYRDSRAAGAAYTTVLVGGTVAAGALAEHALRRGFRRGPRHGLWRGAARSPAPTVFVTAAATWAVLGGSSLVREGSALATALDADDLAAARARIPSLCARDPELLDADGMARAGVESLAENTSDAVVGPLVWGAVAGVPGLLGYRAVNTLDAMVGYRSARYERFGWAAARLDDLVNLVPSRVTAVLTVALAPLVGGSPRDAARTWRRDAAGHPSPNAGPVEATAAGALGLRLGGTTTYAYGVEERPALGDGDPPRVPDLHRAARLSRLVAAAAGVVAVGVAWVRAG